The Pyrococcus horikoshii OT3 genome includes a window with the following:
- a CDS encoding CBS domain-containing protein — protein sequence MVGIQVQEVMTDKYAKIDISAPLSEAIGIIEKEDPDLILVFDDNVYKGVLTQDLIIRSHLKWDPTKAKVRDIYKPAPVVKPTDDLSHAAKLLLETDLRSLPVGENKAEIIGVISDIALLERVVAEEFGKKKVEEFMTKDVITLTPDDTVAKALAVMRDHGISRIPIVNEEGKLEGLVTLHDLILRFIKPRFKAQTGELVGEKIPPFSMKLREAMIRGVITILPTATVREAVATMKDNDIDGLVVVDEGNKVVGILTVKDLLLPISRMVEKEAKFYLQLGGDASALSDFTRERIINDIKKFVDGYSDLLGNEGIIYLYIRRFNEKFRGVHLYQARMRIVTDKGVFIARGETWGAIQAVHDAIRAIERQLLQKAELERDIRYAKRFIEKLELWR from the coding sequence ATGGTAGGAATCCAGGTCCAGGAAGTTATGACGGATAAGTATGCAAAAATCGATATAAGTGCGCCTCTTTCTGAGGCGATTGGGATTATAGAAAAGGAGGATCCAGATCTAATTCTCGTCTTTGATGATAACGTTTACAAAGGAGTTCTAACCCAGGATTTAATCATAAGATCCCACTTAAAATGGGATCCAACTAAAGCTAAGGTTAGGGATATTTACAAGCCCGCCCCTGTAGTTAAGCCAACCGATGATCTAAGCCACGCCGCTAAGCTACTCTTGGAAACTGATCTGAGGTCCCTTCCAGTTGGCGAAAATAAGGCCGAGATAATAGGGGTTATCAGCGATATAGCCCTGCTTGAGAGGGTGGTTGCGGAAGAGTTCGGAAAGAAGAAAGTTGAGGAGTTCATGACGAAGGATGTGATAACGCTAACTCCCGATGACACGGTGGCCAAGGCCTTGGCCGTGATGAGGGATCATGGAATATCAAGGATACCGATAGTCAATGAGGAAGGAAAGCTAGAAGGCTTGGTGACGCTTCATGATCTAATCCTCAGGTTCATAAAGCCGAGGTTCAAGGCCCAAACAGGAGAACTGGTTGGCGAGAAGATACCTCCCTTCAGCATGAAGCTTAGGGAAGCAATGATAAGGGGAGTTATAACGATACTACCAACTGCAACCGTTAGGGAAGCGGTAGCGACTATGAAGGATAATGACATAGATGGCTTGGTCGTCGTTGATGAGGGTAATAAGGTTGTGGGAATACTAACGGTTAAGGATCTCTTGCTTCCCATATCAAGGATGGTTGAAAAGGAGGCAAAGTTCTACCTTCAGTTGGGTGGAGACGCTTCAGCACTCAGCGACTTCACGAGGGAGAGGATAATAAACGATATCAAGAAGTTCGTTGATGGCTATTCAGACTTACTCGGGAATGAAGGGATAATATACCTCTACATAAGAAGGTTTAACGAAAAGTTCAGGGGAGTTCACCTGTACCAAGCCAGGATGAGGATCGTTACTGACAAGGGAGTTTTCATAGCTAGGGGAGAAACTTGGGGAGCTATTCAAGCGGTTCACGATGCAATAAGGGCCATCGAGAGACAACTCTTACAGAAGGCCGAGCTTGAGAGGGATATACGCTATGCAAAGAGGTTCATTGAAAAGCTCGAGCTCTGGCGCTGA
- the nikR gene encoding nickel-responsive transcriptional regulator NikR has product MELIRFSISIPSKLLEKFDQIIEEIGYENRSEAIRDLIRDFIIRHEWEVGNEEVAGTITIVYNHDEGDVVKALLDLQHEYLDEIISSLHVHMDEHNCLEVIVVKGEAKKIKMIADKLLSLKGVKHGKLVMTSTGKELV; this is encoded by the coding sequence ATGGAACTAATAAGGTTTAGCATCTCGATACCCTCAAAGCTCCTTGAGAAGTTTGATCAGATAATAGAAGAGATTGGTTATGAGAATAGGAGTGAAGCAATTAGGGATTTGATAAGGGATTTCATAATAAGGCACGAGTGGGAAGTTGGAAACGAAGAGGTTGCCGGGACTATAACCATAGTCTACAACCATGACGAGGGTGATGTAGTTAAGGCCCTCCTGGATCTTCAGCACGAGTATTTAGATGAAATCATCTCAAGCCTTCACGTTCATATGGATGAGCATAACTGCCTTGAGGTCATCGTTGTCAAGGGGGAAGCTAAGAAGATAAAGATGATAGCAGACAAGTTACTAAGCCTCAAGGGAGTTAAGCATGGAAAGCTCGTGATGACATCCACTGGTAAGGAACTTGTTTAG
- a CDS encoding translation initiation factor IF-2 subunit beta, giving the protein MEIDYYDYEKLLEKAYEELPENVKHHKSRFEVPGALVTIEGNKTIIENFKDIAEALNRDPQHLLKFLLREIATAGTLEGKRVVLQGRFTPYLIANKLKKYIKEYVICPVCGSPDTKIIKRDRFYFLKCEACGAETPIQHL; this is encoded by the coding sequence ATGGAGATAGACTATTACGATTACGAAAAGCTACTTGAGAAAGCCTATGAGGAGCTACCTGAGAACGTTAAGCATCACAAGTCACGTTTTGAGGTTCCTGGGGCCTTAGTGACGATAGAGGGAAACAAGACGATAATAGAGAACTTCAAGGATATAGCTGAAGCCTTAAACAGGGATCCACAGCATCTGCTGAAGTTCCTGCTTAGGGAGATAGCCACCGCAGGAACGCTCGAGGGGAAGAGGGTGGTTTTGCAGGGTAGGTTCACCCCATATCTAATAGCCAACAAGTTGAAGAAGTACATAAAAGAGTACGTCATATGCCCGGTATGTGGAAGCCCAGATACAAAAATCATTAAAAGGGACAGGTTCTACTTCCTCAAGTGCGAAGCCTGCGGTGCGGAAACGCCAATTCAGCATCTCTAG
- a CDS encoding ATP-binding protein, whose translation MEREEIIERFLKFFREYAEEGEEPLYMGKIKDLLTITPKRSIVINWMHLNSYDPELAEEVIENPEECILAAEDAIQIILKEDFLREDVPKIHARFHNLPKTLMVKEVGAEHINKLIQVEGVVTRVTEIKPFVSVAVFVCKDCGHEMVVPQKPYEGFVAVKKCEQCGSKNVQLDVEKSKFVNFQMFRIQDRPESLRGGQMPRFIDGILLDDIVDTAMPGDRVIVVGILRVIQEKREKVPTFKKVIEVNHIEPISKELEELEISPEDEQKIRELAKRKDIVSAIVDSIAPAIYGYKEVKKGIALALFGGVSRTLPDGTRLRGDIHVLLVGDPGVAKCVDYDTEVLLGDGRKRKIGEIVEEAIKKAEKEGKLGRVDDGFYAPINLELYALDVRTLKVRKVKADIAWKRTTPEKMLRIRTKRGREIRVTPTHPFFTLEEGRIKTKKAYELKVGEKIATPREEAPEAEIFWDEVVEIEEYKPNNSWVYDLQVPEHHNFIANGIFVHNSQLLRYVANLAPRAIYTSGKSSSAAGLCVAPDTLINTDNGRVEIGKFVEEWMKEVGEISEEGISYAPCFRKVETFKDGKIVESPIRRVWKLRAPKKLVRIKTENGRSIALTRETKLLTINDGELSWVEAGEVKVGTYVGTVKSEKDVIPGAGKTIRDVSKLYNMEMEVKDYLTREEVRKAIEKLEEIMNPMNIKIPGVQESYEELLRKLETTNDERVRNETLILLSDVSDAHELAKEKIEKIKEIVNSEVHWEKVTEVGEVDGVEYVYDLTVEGSHNFVANGFIVHNTAAVVRDEFTGGWVLEAGALVLADGGYALIDELDKMSDRDRSVIHEALEQQTISLSKAGITATLNARTTVIAAANPKHGRFNRMKRVSEQIDLPPTLLSRFDLIFVLMDEPDEKVDSEIARHILKVRRGESEVVTPKIPHELLRKYIAYARKNIHPVISEEAMEEIEKYYVKMRRSAKKSSGDEIKPIPITARQLEALIRLSEAHARMRLSPIVTREDAREAIKLMEYTLKQIAVDEAGQLDVTILEVGQSARKLSKVERILDIVEKLERTSEKGAKIDDILEEAAKFGIEKSEAREILEKLLEKGQIYMPENGYYKTV comes from the coding sequence ATGGAGAGGGAAGAGATAATTGAGAGGTTCCTCAAATTCTTTAGGGAGTATGCAGAAGAGGGTGAAGAACCCCTCTACATGGGTAAAATAAAGGATCTGCTAACGATAACGCCAAAGAGATCAATAGTGATAAATTGGATGCATCTAAACTCATACGATCCGGAGCTTGCTGAGGAGGTTATAGAAAACCCAGAGGAGTGCATACTTGCAGCTGAGGATGCAATCCAGATAATACTGAAGGAGGACTTCCTAAGGGAAGATGTGCCAAAGATACACGCAAGGTTCCACAACCTCCCAAAGACCCTAATGGTTAAGGAAGTTGGTGCTGAGCACATAAACAAACTCATTCAGGTTGAAGGGGTAGTTACAAGGGTTACTGAGATAAAACCCTTCGTCTCAGTCGCGGTCTTCGTTTGTAAGGATTGCGGGCATGAAATGGTTGTGCCTCAGAAGCCCTATGAGGGCTTTGTTGCAGTAAAGAAATGCGAGCAATGCGGAAGTAAAAACGTCCAGCTTGATGTGGAGAAGAGCAAATTCGTGAACTTCCAGATGTTCAGAATACAGGATAGGCCAGAGAGCTTGAGAGGAGGGCAGATGCCTAGGTTCATAGATGGGATACTCCTGGATGATATAGTGGATACAGCAATGCCAGGTGATAGGGTAATAGTCGTGGGGATCCTCAGAGTGATCCAGGAAAAGAGAGAGAAAGTTCCAACGTTCAAGAAGGTGATAGAGGTCAACCACATAGAGCCCATAAGCAAGGAGCTCGAAGAGCTTGAGATATCTCCAGAAGATGAGCAGAAGATCAGGGAACTCGCAAAGAGGAAGGATATAGTTTCAGCCATAGTTGACTCAATAGCGCCAGCGATCTACGGATACAAGGAAGTTAAGAAGGGAATAGCCCTAGCCCTCTTCGGAGGAGTCTCAAGGACGCTACCCGATGGGACGAGGCTTAGAGGGGATATCCACGTCCTCCTCGTTGGAGATCCTGGCGTCGCTAAGTGCGTTGACTACGATACAGAAGTCCTACTTGGAGATGGGAGAAAGAGGAAGATAGGAGAGATCGTTGAGGAAGCGATAAAGAAAGCAGAAAAAGAGGGAAAACTTGGAAGGGTTGACGATGGCTTCTACGCTCCAATAAACCTGGAGCTGTACGCTTTAGATGTGAGAACCCTTAAGGTCAGGAAGGTCAAAGCTGACATAGCGTGGAAGAGAACAACCCCGGAGAAGATGTTGAGGATTAGAACTAAGAGGGGTAGGGAAATTAGGGTAACCCCAACGCACCCATTCTTCACGTTAGAGGAGGGAAGGATAAAGACGAAGAAAGCTTATGAGCTAAAGGTTGGGGAGAAGATAGCCACCCCCAGGGAGGAAGCACCCGAAGCTGAGATATTTTGGGATGAAGTTGTTGAGATTGAGGAGTACAAGCCCAATAACTCTTGGGTTTACGATCTCCAAGTTCCAGAGCACCACAACTTCATAGCGAACGGAATATTCGTGCACAATAGCCAACTCTTGCGTTACGTTGCAAACTTAGCCCCTAGGGCTATATACACCTCGGGAAAGAGTTCCTCAGCAGCTGGACTCTGCGTGGCCCCGGATACCTTGATAAATACCGACAACGGAAGGGTAGAGATCGGGAAGTTCGTGGAGGAGTGGATGAAGGAAGTTGGAGAGATAAGCGAGGAAGGGATCAGCTATGCACCATGCTTCAGGAAGGTCGAGACGTTCAAAGACGGGAAGATAGTTGAATCACCAATTAGAAGGGTTTGGAAACTGAGAGCTCCGAAGAAGCTCGTGAGGATAAAAACGGAGAATGGAAGGAGCATAGCCCTAACCAGGGAGACCAAGTTACTAACGATAAATGATGGAGAATTATCCTGGGTTGAGGCCGGGGAGGTTAAGGTAGGAACATACGTGGGAACGGTAAAAAGTGAAAAAGACGTGATTCCAGGGGCTGGAAAGACAATAAGGGATGTTTCAAAACTCTACAATATGGAAATGGAAGTTAAGGATTACTTAACCAGGGAAGAAGTGAGAAAAGCCATTGAAAAGCTTGAAGAAATTATGAATCCAATGAATATCAAGATTCCTGGGGTGCAAGAAAGTTACGAAGAGCTGTTAAGGAAGCTTGAAACTACCAACGACGAGAGGGTTAGGAACGAGACATTGATCCTCCTAAGTGACGTTAGCGATGCCCACGAGCTCGCCAAGGAAAAAATCGAGAAGATCAAAGAGATCGTGAACTCGGAAGTTCACTGGGAGAAAGTCACTGAAGTAGGGGAAGTAGATGGGGTTGAATACGTCTATGACCTTACCGTAGAGGGAAGCCACAACTTTGTAGCCAACGGATTCATAGTCCACAACACAGCTGCTGTAGTTAGGGATGAGTTCACGGGAGGATGGGTTCTAGAAGCTGGGGCTTTAGTTCTTGCAGATGGGGGCTACGCATTGATAGATGAGCTCGACAAGATGAGCGATAGGGATAGAAGTGTAATCCACGAAGCCCTGGAGCAGCAAACGATAAGCCTATCGAAGGCCGGCATAACGGCAACGCTAAACGCTAGAACGACGGTTATAGCTGCTGCAAATCCGAAGCACGGAAGGTTTAACAGAATGAAGAGGGTGTCAGAGCAAATAGATCTTCCTCCAACGTTGCTGAGCAGGTTCGACTTAATCTTCGTCCTCATGGATGAGCCGGACGAAAAGGTAGACAGCGAGATCGCTAGGCATATATTAAAGGTTAGAAGGGGAGAGAGCGAGGTCGTAACTCCAAAGATACCGCACGAGTTGCTTAGGAAGTACATAGCTTATGCCAGGAAGAACATTCATCCAGTTATAAGCGAAGAAGCCATGGAAGAAATTGAGAAGTACTATGTGAAGATGAGGAGGAGCGCGAAGAAAAGTAGTGGGGATGAGATAAAGCCAATTCCGATAACTGCTAGGCAACTAGAGGCCCTGATAAGGCTAAGCGAAGCCCACGCTAGGATGAGGCTCAGCCCGATAGTTACGAGGGAAGATGCAAGGGAAGCCATAAAGCTCATGGAGTACACGCTCAAGCAAATAGCCGTCGATGAAGCCGGTCAGCTCGACGTTACGATACTTGAAGTTGGGCAGAGCGCGAGGAAGCTTAGCAAAGTAGAGAGAATACTTGATATAGTAGAAAAGCTAGAGAGGACAAGCGAGAAGGGTGCAAAGATTGATGATATCCTCGAGGAAGCTGCAAAGTTTGGAATAGAGAAGAGTGAAGCGAGGGAAATACTCGAAAAGCTACTGGAGAAGGGCCAGATTTATATGCCCGAGAACGGCTACTACAAAACCGTCTAA
- a CDS encoding Gins 23 protein, with translation MLTGKALIPVKVLRSFENWKEGDMILIEDWKARELWELGIVEIIDEADKVIGEIDKVLEEERKNAPISAIPENLYERAEFYIYYLEKYIQKGGEGNIDVIHTKLTKLKNLKKKYKMLKDIRFKKILEAVRLRPNSMEILSRLAPQERRIYLQISRIRNEWIGE, from the coding sequence ATGCTAACGGGTAAAGCATTGATCCCTGTTAAAGTGTTAAGATCATTTGAAAATTGGAAGGAGGGAGATATGATACTCATAGAGGATTGGAAGGCGAGAGAGCTGTGGGAGCTTGGGATCGTTGAGATAATAGATGAAGCCGACAAGGTGATAGGAGAGATAGATAAAGTCCTCGAAGAGGAAAGAAAAAACGCCCCAATATCGGCAATTCCAGAAAATCTATATGAGAGGGCCGAGTTTTACATATATTATCTGGAAAAATACATCCAGAAGGGAGGGGAGGGAAACATAGACGTTATACACACCAAGCTCACGAAACTAAAGAACCTCAAGAAGAAGTACAAGATGCTAAAGGATATAAGGTTCAAGAAGATTCTCGAAGCGGTGAGGCTAAGGCCAAACAGCATGGAAATTCTCTCCAGATTAGCACCCCAGGAGAGGAGGATATACCTTCAGATATCCAGGATAAGGAATGAGTGGATTGGTGAGTAG
- a CDS encoding ATP/GTP-binding protein — MIIVFVGTAGSGKTSLTGAFGEYLEENYKVAYVNLDTGVKELPYKPDIDVREFVTVEEIMKEGYGPNGAIVESYDRLMNKFDYYLKEILELESKKDYVLIDTPGQMETFLFHEFGVKLMENLPYPLVVYLSDPEILRKPTDYCFVRFFALLIDLRLGATTVPALNKVDLLKEEQLEKHRKYFEDLDYLMGRLKFDPSMQGLMAYKMCSIMMEVLPPIRVLYLSAKTREGFEDLETLAYEHYCTCGDLT; from the coding sequence ATGATAATAGTCTTCGTAGGAACCGCGGGAAGTGGGAAGACAAGCTTAACAGGAGCCTTTGGCGAGTACCTGGAGGAGAACTACAAGGTAGCATACGTCAACTTAGACACGGGGGTAAAAGAACTACCATACAAGCCAGACATTGATGTAAGGGAATTCGTAACTGTCGAAGAAATTATGAAAGAAGGTTATGGGCCAAACGGAGCAATAGTAGAGAGCTACGACAGGCTCATGAACAAGTTTGATTACTATCTAAAAGAGATATTGGAATTAGAAAGCAAGAAGGATTACGTTTTAATTGATACCCCAGGTCAAATGGAGACTTTTCTATTCCACGAATTTGGAGTTAAGCTAATGGAGAACTTACCGTATCCATTAGTTGTTTACCTTTCAGATCCAGAGATACTAAGGAAGCCAACGGATTACTGCTTCGTAAGGTTCTTCGCCCTCCTTATAGACCTAAGGCTAGGAGCAACTACGGTTCCGGCCCTAAACAAAGTTGATCTTCTAAAGGAGGAGCAGTTGGAGAAGCATAGGAAGTACTTTGAAGACTTAGACTACCTAATGGGGAGGCTAAAGTTTGACCCCTCGATGCAGGGATTAATGGCGTACAAGATGTGTTCTATAATGATGGAAGTTCTCCCTCCCATTAGGGTTCTATACTTGTCTGCAAAAACTAGAGAAGGCTTTGAAGACCTGGAAACCCTTGCATATGAACACTATTGTACTTGTGGGGATCTTACATAG
- the minD gene encoding cell division ATPase MinD, producing the protein MTRIISIVSGKGGTGKTTVTANLSVALGEMGRKVLAVDGDLTMANLSLVLGVDDVNITLHDVLAGDAKLEDAIYMTQFENVYILPGAVDWEHVIKADPRKLPEVIKSLKGKYDFILIDCPAGLQLDAMSAMLSGEEAILVTNPEISCLTDTMKVGMVLKKAGLAILGFILNRYGRSERDIPPEAAQDVMDVPLLAVIPEDPVIREGTLEGIPAVKYKPESKGAQAFIKLAEEVDKLAGIKAKIMY; encoded by the coding sequence ATGACCAGGATCATCTCAATAGTTTCAGGAAAAGGTGGGACGGGAAAGACCACTGTAACGGCTAACCTTTCGGTAGCCCTGGGAGAAATGGGAAGGAAAGTTCTAGCCGTTGACGGTGATTTAACGATGGCCAACCTAAGCCTCGTCCTTGGAGTTGATGATGTCAACATAACCCTCCATGACGTTCTTGCAGGAGATGCAAAGCTTGAGGATGCCATTTACATGACTCAATTTGAAAATGTTTACATTCTCCCTGGGGCCGTCGACTGGGAGCACGTCATAAAGGCCGATCCAAGGAAGTTACCGGAGGTAATAAAATCCCTAAAGGGAAAGTACGACTTCATACTGATAGACTGTCCTGCTGGGTTACAGTTAGATGCAATGAGCGCAATGCTCAGTGGAGAGGAAGCCATCCTAGTGACAAACCCTGAGATTTCCTGTCTTACGGATACCATGAAGGTTGGAATGGTATTAAAAAAAGCCGGATTGGCGATCCTTGGGTTCATCCTAAATAGGTATGGAAGATCAGAAAGGGATATACCTCCCGAAGCGGCCCAGGATGTTATGGATGTTCCCCTATTAGCGGTTATACCTGAGGATCCCGTAATAAGGGAGGGGACTTTGGAGGGTATTCCAGCTGTGAAGTATAAACCAGAGAGCAAAGGTGCTCAAGCTTTCATAAAGCTTGCAGAGGAAGTTGACAAGCTCGCAGGCATTAAGGCTAAGATAATGTACTAA
- a CDS encoding DMT family transporter encodes MLLGVLLALTSAFCWGTSSVLIKVGLRGKSPVSANLIRLYFSSILYFLIFYFGGNYKEIAGLPLEYHILAFISAQFGFVIGDYFYFSALKLLGVSRTVPITSTYPLWTIIWAYLFLGRSVTLRIITGAVLIVIAIIMVGRVESQEHLSYKGILFALITPILWSIAIVIMDWLSNFISSLTLAGLRIIYAAVGVTFISGKFIGEIRNSNLVEVLIISTAGLLGLVVGQYSFVKSVSLLGSQIATPITAINPIISTGLAIIFLGESPNWKIIVSLILVVLGIWLISS; translated from the coding sequence ATGCTACTTGGGGTTTTGCTGGCCCTGACATCGGCATTCTGCTGGGGTACATCCTCAGTTTTAATAAAGGTAGGGCTAAGAGGGAAAAGTCCCGTCTCAGCCAATTTAATAAGGCTCTACTTCTCCTCAATCTTATATTTCTTGATATTCTACTTTGGTGGGAACTATAAGGAGATAGCCGGATTACCTTTAGAATATCATATCCTCGCCTTTATTTCAGCTCAGTTCGGATTCGTAATAGGAGATTACTTCTACTTTTCAGCACTTAAGCTTCTTGGAGTTTCAAGGACTGTTCCTATAACCTCAACGTATCCGTTGTGGACTATAATTTGGGCTTACTTATTTTTGGGGAGAAGCGTAACTTTAAGAATTATTACCGGGGCCGTTCTCATAGTCATCGCAATAATCATGGTAGGTAGGGTTGAGAGCCAGGAACATCTTAGCTACAAGGGGATTTTATTTGCTCTAATAACTCCCATTTTATGGAGCATAGCGATAGTGATAATGGACTGGCTCTCTAATTTCATCTCTTCCCTAACCTTGGCCGGATTAAGGATAATATATGCAGCGGTGGGGGTTACCTTCATTTCAGGAAAATTCATAGGGGAGATAAGGAATTCAAATTTAGTTGAGGTATTAATAATCTCTACTGCTGGCTTACTGGGCCTTGTTGTCGGCCAGTACTCCTTCGTAAAATCAGTTTCCCTCCTAGGATCTCAGATAGCCACGCCCATTACTGCTATAAACCCAATAATATCTACAGGTTTAGCGATAATATTTCTCGGAGAATCTCCCAACTGGAAGATAATAGTTTCCCTTATCCTGGTTGTTTTGGGAATTTGGTTGATATCCAGTTAG